In Prunus dulcis chromosome 2, ALMONDv2, whole genome shotgun sequence, a single genomic region encodes these proteins:
- the LOC117618237 gene encoding ubiquitin-like-specific protease 1A: MLLGGDIGESTEGTQLEFSIRDIDLDQHTAVLSKLNVWLNHNGKASAQGVQLRKRKRIIPKWKIIEASELVPTTGARLRGLKMLDPMKAIPHDDLVNLLKLCWEWRQDPNLVMQFGNVEVEIEFLASLVKADGWLKGDHLDLGLYLMRKRQQQLEEVEIADWTTTDVFFMNHISTCFSENKRKKQQVGWKIRKSLLNVVNGKVPPCGMDWQNVYKVYTPFMLTKHKHWVAVMIDLVLCEIKVYDSKVSLIPDDIVKEELAPLSITLPNLLNTIDFYEEGVYANNCSRDWWCPWPIESVDVPQQSNEGDCGMFVLKYIELFSAKLPLATCTSQNMPFFRLKLAAKITRGDAYFP, translated from the exons ATGTTGCTTGGGGGTGACATTGGCGAGAGCACGGAGGGGACACAGCTTGAGTTTAGTATCCGGGACATTGATTTGGATCAACACACAGCTGTGCTATCTAAGTTGAACGTCTGGTTGAATCATAACGGTAAAGCTTCCGCACAAGGGGTCCAattaaggaaaaggaagaggatcatTCCGAAGTGGAAGATCATTGAAGCCAGTGAATTGGTTCCAACAACTGGGGCACGTTTAAGGGGATTGAAGATGTTAGACCCAATGAAGGCGATTCCCCATGATGATCTAGTGAATTTGCTGAAACTTTGTTGGGAATGGCGCCAGGACCCAAA CTTGGTGATGCAATTTGGAAACGTGGAAGTTGAGATTGAATTCTTGGCTTCCCTCGTGAAAGCTGATGGATGGCTGAAGGGAGAT CACCTTGATTTGGGGTTGTATCTCATGCGGAAGAGACAACAACAGTTGGAGGAAGTTGAAATAGCTGACTGGACAACGACcgatgttttttttatg AATCACATAAGTACTTGCTTTTCGgagaataaaaggaaaaaacagcAGGTTGggtggaaaatcagaaaaagtttACTAAACGTTGTAAATGGGAAGGTTCCTCCGTGTGGGATGGATTGGCAGAACGTCTATAAGGTGTATACCCCATTTATGTTGACGAAGCACAAGCATTGGGTGGCTGTAATGATTGATCTGGTATTGTGTGAAATCAAAGTGTACGATTCAAAGGTTTCACTAATTCCAGATGACATCGTAAAGGAAGAACTCGCCCCGCTATCAATTACGCTTCCAAATCTTCTCAACACCATCGACTTTTATGAAGAAGGTGTTTATGCAAACAATTGCAGCCGAGATTGGTGGTGTCCGTGGCCAATAGAGAGTGTGGATGTTCCACAACAGTCTAATGA AGGCGATTGTGGCATGTTTGTGTTAAAGTACATTGAGCTTTTCAGCGCTAAGCTTCCCTTAGCTACTTGCACCTCTCAGAACATGCCTTTTTTTCGGTTGAAATTGGCTGCGAAGATAACAAGGGGAGATGCTTACTTCCCATGA